The following proteins come from a genomic window of Cronobacter muytjensii ATCC 51329:
- the lspA gene encoding signal peptidase II, which translates to MSKPIRSTGLRWLWLVVVVLIVDLGSKALILQHFALGETVSLFPSLNLHYARNYGAAFSFLADKGGWQRWFFAGIAIGICVLLTVMMYRAKASQKLNNIAYALIIGGALGNLFDRLWHGFVVDMIDFYVGDWHFATFNLADTAICIGAALIVLEGFLPKPAAKAQA; encoded by the coding sequence ATGAGTAAACCGATTCGTTCCACCGGTCTGCGCTGGCTGTGGCTGGTTGTGGTTGTGTTGATTGTCGATCTGGGTAGCAAGGCGTTAATCCTCCAGCACTTTGCGCTGGGGGAGACCGTCTCCCTGTTCCCGTCGCTGAATCTGCACTATGCGCGCAACTACGGCGCGGCGTTTAGCTTCCTCGCGGATAAAGGCGGCTGGCAGCGCTGGTTCTTCGCCGGTATCGCTATCGGCATCTGCGTGCTGCTCACCGTCATGATGTATCGTGCAAAGGCGAGCCAGAAGCTCAACAACATTGCTTACGCGCTGATTATTGGCGGCGCGCTGGGCAATTTGTTCGATCGTCTGTGGCACGGCTTTGTAGTCGATATGATCGACTTCTATGTCGGCGACTGGCATTTCGCCACCTTTAACCTGGCCGATACCGCTATCTGTATCGGCGCGGCGTTAATCGTGCTGGAAGGCTTTTTGCCGAAACCAGCCGCGAAAGCACAGGCGTAA
- the fkpB gene encoding FKBP-type peptidyl-prolyl cis-trans isomerase, which translates to MSTSIQSNSAVLVHFTLKLEDGSTAESSRNSGKPALFRLGDGSLSQGLERELLGLHAGDKKAFTLLPEDAFGTPSPDLIQYFSRREFIDAGEPDIGAIMLFTAMDGSEMPGVIREINGDSITVDFNHPLAGHTLHFDIDVLEIDPALESSDADPVG; encoded by the coding sequence ATGTCTACATCCATACAGAGCAACAGCGCGGTGCTGGTGCACTTTACGCTGAAGCTTGAAGACGGTTCCACGGCAGAGTCGAGCCGCAACAGCGGCAAACCAGCGCTCTTTCGCCTGGGCGACGGTTCGCTGTCGCAGGGACTGGAGCGCGAACTGCTTGGCCTGCATGCGGGCGATAAAAAAGCGTTTACGCTGCTGCCGGAAGACGCCTTCGGAACGCCGAGCCCCGATCTCATCCAGTACTTCTCCCGCCGCGAATTTATCGACGCGGGGGAGCCGGACATCGGTGCTATTATGCTTTTTACCGCAATGGACGGCAGCGAAATGCCGGGGGTTATCCGTGAAATCAACGGCGACTCCATCACAGTGGATTTCAACCATCCGCTCGCCGGGCATACCCTTCATTTTGATATAGACGTGCTGGAAATCGATCCGGCGCTGGAGAGTTCTGATGCAGATCCTGTTGGCTAA
- the nhaA gene encoding Na+/H+ antiporter NhaA translates to MMIKAVQRFFKNEAAGGIVLIAAAALAMLLANMSATHDLYEGFLSTPVELQVGALEIKKNMLLWVNDALMAVFFLLVGLEVKRELVQGSLASRRQASLPVIAALGGMVVPAALYLAFNYQDPITRAGWAIPAATDIAFALGILALLGSRVPPALKIFLMALAIIDDLGAIVIIALFYTSSLSMVSLLVAAGAIAVLALLNICNVRRVGVYILVGVVLWTAVLKSGVHATLAGVIIGFFVPLKAEKGHSPAGTLEHALHPWVGFMILPLFAFANAGVSLEGVTLAGLASLLPLGIIAGLFIGKPLGISLFCALAVKLKWATLPPGVTQKTIMAVGVLCGIGFTMSIFIASLAFGDVDAALVTWAKLGILVGSLLAAVTGYLLLRGHLSGTR, encoded by the coding sequence ATGATGATAAAAGCGGTACAACGTTTCTTTAAAAACGAGGCTGCGGGCGGCATCGTACTCATCGCGGCGGCTGCGCTGGCCATGTTGCTGGCCAATATGAGCGCCACACACGACCTCTATGAAGGCTTTCTTAGCACACCGGTGGAGTTACAGGTCGGGGCGCTGGAGATCAAAAAGAACATGTTGCTGTGGGTGAACGACGCCCTGATGGCCGTGTTCTTTTTGCTGGTCGGGCTGGAGGTTAAGCGTGAACTGGTGCAGGGCTCGCTTGCAAGCCGCCGGCAAGCCTCGCTGCCGGTGATTGCCGCGCTGGGCGGCATGGTCGTTCCGGCCGCGCTCTATCTGGCCTTTAATTATCAGGATCCGATCACTCGCGCGGGCTGGGCTATTCCTGCGGCGACCGATATCGCGTTCGCGCTGGGGATCCTGGCGCTGCTCGGCAGCCGCGTGCCGCCCGCGCTGAAAATCTTTCTGATGGCGCTGGCGATTATTGATGATCTGGGCGCGATTGTGATTATTGCGCTGTTTTACACCAGTTCGCTGTCAATGGTGTCGCTGCTGGTGGCGGCGGGCGCGATCGCCGTGCTGGCGCTCCTGAATATCTGCAACGTGCGCCGCGTCGGAGTTTATATTCTGGTAGGCGTGGTGCTCTGGACCGCGGTGCTGAAATCTGGCGTTCACGCCACGCTGGCGGGCGTGATTATCGGCTTTTTTGTGCCGCTTAAGGCAGAAAAGGGGCATTCGCCCGCCGGCACGCTGGAGCACGCGCTGCATCCGTGGGTAGGTTTTATGATCCTGCCGCTGTTCGCGTTCGCCAATGCGGGCGTTTCGCTTGAGGGCGTTACGCTGGCGGGCCTGGCATCACTGCTGCCGCTGGGTATTATCGCCGGACTGTTTATCGGCAAGCCGCTTGGCATCAGCCTCTTTTGCGCGCTGGCGGTCAAGCTCAAATGGGCCACGCTGCCGCCGGGTGTCACGCAGAAAACGATTATGGCCGTCGGCGTGCTGTGCGGCATCGGTTTTACCATGTCTATTTTTATCGCCTCGCTGGCGTTTGGCGATGTTGATGCCGCGCTGGTGACCTGGGCGAAACTTGGCATTCTGGTCGGGTCATTACTGGCTGCGGTCACCGGCTATTTGCTGCTGCGCGGCCATTTGTCGGGTACGCGTTAG
- the ribF gene encoding bifunctional riboflavin kinase/FAD synthetase yields the protein MKLIRGIHNLTSEHHGCVLTIGNFDGVHRGHQALLSGLCAQGRERGLPVMVMIFEPQPLELFAADKAPARLTRLREKLRYLARCGVDYVLCIRFDRRFAALTAQNFVSDLLVERLGVKFLATGDDFRFGAGREGDFLLLQKAGREYGFEVTSTQTFCDEGVRISSTAVRQALAQDDLALAENLLGRPFAISGRVVHGDALGRTIGFPTANVPLRRQVSPVKGVYAVEVLGISDKPLPGVANIGTRPTVAGVRQQLEVHLLDVAIDLYGRHIDVVLRKKIRNEQRFASLDELKAQIARDVITARDFFGLPTPA from the coding sequence ATGAAGCTGATACGCGGCATACATAATCTCACCTCTGAGCATCACGGTTGCGTGCTGACCATCGGCAATTTCGATGGCGTGCATCGTGGTCACCAGGCTTTGCTGAGCGGGCTATGCGCGCAAGGGCGCGAACGCGGCCTTCCCGTTATGGTCATGATTTTCGAGCCGCAGCCCCTTGAGCTTTTCGCCGCGGATAAAGCCCCTGCGCGGCTGACGCGGTTGCGTGAAAAGCTGCGCTATCTCGCCCGTTGCGGCGTGGATTACGTGCTGTGCATTCGCTTCGACCGCCGCTTTGCCGCGCTGACGGCGCAAAACTTTGTAAGCGATCTGCTGGTGGAGCGCCTCGGGGTTAAATTTCTGGCTACCGGGGATGATTTCCGCTTTGGCGCTGGTCGCGAAGGGGATTTCTTGTTATTACAGAAAGCCGGGCGCGAATATGGCTTTGAAGTCACCAGCACGCAAACGTTTTGCGATGAAGGTGTGCGCATTAGCAGTACTGCGGTGCGTCAGGCGCTCGCTCAGGATGATTTAGCGCTGGCGGAAAACCTGCTCGGACGGCCTTTCGCTATCTCCGGGCGCGTCGTCCACGGCGACGCGCTGGGGCGTACCATAGGTTTCCCGACGGCGAACGTACCGCTGCGCCGTCAGGTTTCGCCTGTGAAGGGCGTCTATGCGGTGGAAGTGCTGGGCATCAGCGATAAACCGCTGCCTGGCGTCGCCAATATCGGCACCCGCCCGACGGTGGCTGGCGTGCGTCAGCAGCTTGAAGTTCATCTGCTGGACGTTGCAATCGACCTCTACGGCCGCCATATAGATGTAGTGCTGCGTAAAAAAATACGCAATGAACAGCGGTTTGCCTCGCTTGATGAACTCAAGGCGCAAATCGCCAGAGACGTGATCACCGCCCGCGACTTTTTTGGGCTACCGACACCGGCGTAA
- a CDS encoding LysR family transcriptional regulator, with amino-acid sequence MNLALLPDIAVFVQVVESGSFSAAARKLGSTPSSVSRSVSRLERELGCKLLVRTTRKLRLSEAGCGVFQRAASMMDNARDVMALGGTASQAPQGRVTLGVPKAVGRFVIHPLMEEFLARYQEVDICLRLEDRYMDLIDDEVDLALRITDSPSPGLYGKPLMPIEHLLCATPAYLARHGTPEHPQELRQHSCISLGETAADARWKFRRDGKSVVVQTRGRYAANHTGVRLDAVKRHLGIGSLPRFTASDALAAGEIVQVLPAWEFISSYSGRLWLLWSAGRHMPAKIRVLIDYLTEKLSARP; translated from the coding sequence ATGAATTTAGCTCTACTGCCCGATATCGCCGTTTTCGTCCAGGTGGTGGAGAGCGGCAGCTTCTCCGCCGCCGCGCGAAAGCTTGGCAGCACGCCCTCTTCCGTCAGCCGCAGCGTTTCACGTCTTGAGCGTGAGCTGGGCTGCAAGCTGCTGGTGCGCACCACCCGCAAGCTGCGCCTGAGCGAGGCAGGCTGCGGCGTGTTTCAGCGCGCCGCCAGCATGATGGACAACGCCCGCGATGTCATGGCGCTCGGCGGCACCGCCTCGCAGGCACCGCAGGGTCGGGTCACGCTCGGCGTGCCGAAAGCCGTAGGCCGTTTCGTGATCCACCCGCTGATGGAAGAATTTCTGGCGCGCTATCAGGAAGTTGATATCTGCCTGCGTCTCGAAGACCGCTATATGGATTTGATTGATGATGAAGTGGATCTGGCGCTGCGTATCACCGACTCGCCCTCTCCCGGCTTGTATGGCAAGCCGCTGATGCCGATAGAGCACCTGCTGTGCGCTACCCCGGCGTACCTGGCGCGCCACGGCACGCCGGAGCATCCGCAGGAATTACGTCAGCACAGCTGCATCAGCCTTGGCGAGACGGCGGCGGACGCTCGCTGGAAATTTCGCCGCGACGGAAAAAGCGTGGTGGTCCAGACGCGCGGGCGCTACGCGGCCAACCATACCGGCGTGCGCCTCGACGCGGTGAAGCGCCATCTCGGTATCGGCAGCCTGCCGCGCTTTACCGCAAGCGATGCACTGGCGGCAGGCGAGATTGTACAGGTGCTGCCGGCATGGGAGTTTATCAGCAGCTATTCAGGCAGGCTCTGGCTACTGTGGTCGGCGGGACGTCATATGCCCGCCAAAATCCGGGTGCTCATTGACTATCTGACGGAAAAACTGTCTGCGAGGCCGTGA
- the rpsT gene encoding 30S ribosomal protein S20 gives MANIKSAKKRAVQSEKARKHNASRRSMMRTFIKKVYAAIEAGDKAAALKAFNEMQPIVDRQAAKGLIHKNKAARHKANLTAQINKLA, from the coding sequence TTGGCTAATATCAAATCAGCTAAGAAGCGTGCCGTTCAGTCTGAAAAGGCCCGTAAGCACAACGCAAGCCGTCGCTCTATGATGCGTACTTTCATCAAGAAAGTATACGCAGCGATTGAAGCTGGCGACAAAGCTGCTGCACTGAAAGCATTTAACGAAATGCAACCAATCGTGGATCGTCAGGCTGCTAAAGGTCTGATCCACAAAAACAAAGCCGCGCGTCATAAGGCTAACCTGACTGCGCAGATCAACAAACTGGCTTAA
- the rihC gene encoding ribonucleoside hydrolase RihC, with protein MKKTPIILDTDPGIDDAVAIAAALFSPAIDLQLITTVAGNVSVEKTTRNALQLLHFWQADVPVAQGAATPLVRPLRDAASVHGESGMDGFDFTVHDRQILDVPAFQAIFARLMASPEPLTIVTIGPLTNIALLLTHYPACTAKIKRLVMMGGSAGRGNFTPNAEFNIAIDPEAAARVFESGIEIVMCGLDVTHQAVLTPDYLAALPALNRTGRLLHALFSHYRAGSMTTGLRMHDLCAIAWVVKPELFTLKRCFVAVETRGDYTAGTTVVDIEGRLNRPANAQVALGIDVAAFREWVAQTLALAP; from the coding sequence GTGAAAAAAACGCCGATTATTCTCGATACCGATCCGGGTATTGACGATGCCGTGGCCATTGCCGCCGCGCTGTTCTCGCCCGCAATCGATTTACAACTCATCACCACCGTGGCGGGTAACGTCAGCGTGGAGAAAACCACCCGCAACGCGCTGCAACTGCTGCATTTCTGGCAGGCTGATGTGCCGGTCGCGCAGGGCGCGGCCACGCCGCTGGTGCGCCCGCTGCGCGATGCCGCCTCGGTTCATGGCGAATCAGGCATGGATGGCTTTGATTTCACCGTACATGACCGGCAGATACTTGATGTTCCGGCGTTTCAGGCCATCTTTGCGCGGCTGATGGCAAGCCCCGAGCCGCTGACCATTGTCACCATCGGGCCGCTGACCAATATCGCTCTCCTGCTGACGCACTACCCGGCGTGTACCGCGAAAATCAAACGGCTGGTGATGATGGGCGGCTCCGCGGGGCGCGGCAACTTCACGCCGAACGCCGAGTTTAATATCGCCATCGATCCTGAAGCGGCCGCGCGGGTGTTTGAGAGCGGCATTGAAATTGTGATGTGCGGGCTCGACGTCACGCATCAGGCGGTGCTGACGCCCGACTATCTCGCCGCGCTGCCCGCGCTGAACCGGACGGGCCGACTGCTCCACGCGCTCTTCAGTCATTATCGCGCAGGCAGCATGACGACTGGGCTGCGCATGCACGATCTCTGCGCTATCGCCTGGGTGGTTAAGCCTGAGCTGTTCACGCTTAAGCGCTGTTTCGTTGCGGTGGAAACCCGCGGCGACTACACGGCGGGCACCACGGTTGTGGATATCGAAGGCCGGTTAAACCGGCCCGCTAATGCGCAGGTGGCGCTCGGAATCGACGTCGCCGCGTTTCGCGAATGGGTGGCGCAGACACTGGCGCTGGCGCCTTAG
- the ispH gene encoding 4-hydroxy-3-methylbut-2-enyl diphosphate reductase: protein MQILLANPRGFCAGVDRAISIVENALAIYGAPIYVRHEVVHNRYVVDSLRERGAIFIEQISEVPDGAILIFSAHGVSQAVRNEAKSRDLTVFDATCPLVTKVHMEVARSSRRGEEAILIGHAGHPEVEGTMGQYSNPEGGMYLVESPDDVWKITVKDEDNLSFMTQTTLSVDDTSDVIDALRRRFPKIVGPRKDDICYATTNRQEAVRALAEQADVVLVVGSKNSSNSNRLAELAQRMGKTAYLIDDANDIQEAWVKNAACVGVTAGASAPDILVQNVIARLKALGGSDAHELTGREENIVFEVPKELRIDAREVQ from the coding sequence ATGCAGATCCTGTTGGCTAACCCGCGCGGCTTCTGCGCAGGCGTGGACCGCGCTATCAGCATTGTGGAAAACGCGCTGGCGATTTACGGCGCGCCTATCTACGTTCGCCACGAAGTGGTGCATAACCGCTACGTGGTAGACAGCCTGCGCGAACGCGGCGCAATTTTTATCGAGCAGATAAGCGAAGTGCCGGATGGCGCAATTCTGATTTTCTCCGCGCACGGCGTTTCCCAGGCGGTACGCAACGAAGCGAAAAGCCGTGACTTAACGGTATTTGACGCCACCTGCCCGCTGGTGACCAAAGTGCATATGGAAGTCGCGCGCTCAAGCCGCCGTGGCGAAGAAGCGATTCTTATCGGCCACGCCGGTCATCCGGAAGTAGAAGGCACGATGGGCCAGTACAGCAACCCGGAAGGGGGCATGTATCTGGTGGAATCACCGGACGACGTCTGGAAAATTACCGTTAAGGATGAGGACAATCTCTCCTTTATGACCCAGACCACGCTGTCGGTAGACGACACCTCGGACGTTATCGACGCGCTGCGCCGCCGCTTCCCGAAAATCGTTGGTCCGCGCAAAGATGACATCTGCTACGCCACCACTAACCGTCAGGAAGCGGTGCGGGCGCTGGCGGAGCAGGCGGACGTGGTATTAGTGGTGGGTTCGAAAAACTCCTCTAACTCTAACCGCCTGGCAGAGCTCGCCCAGCGTATGGGCAAAACCGCCTACCTTATCGACGACGCGAATGATATTCAGGAAGCCTGGGTGAAAAACGCCGCCTGCGTGGGCGTTACCGCAGGTGCGTCGGCGCCGGATATCCTGGTGCAGAACGTTATCGCGCGCCTGAAAGCGCTCGGCGGCAGCGACGCCCATGAGCTGACCGGTCGCGAAGAGAATATCGTGTTCGAAGTGCCGAAGGAACTGCGCATCGACGCCCGCGAAGTGCAGTAA
- the nhaR gene encoding transcriptional activator NhaR gives MSHINYNHLYYFWQVCKEGSVVGAAEALYLTPQTITGQIKALEERLQGKLFKRKGRGLEPSELGQLVFRYADRMFTLSQEMLDIINYRKESHLLFDVGVADALSKRLVSGVLDAAVVEDEQIHLRCFESTHEMLLEQLSQHKLDMIISDCPIDSTQQAGLFSVKIGECSVSFWCQNPAPTRPFPACLEERRLLIPGRRSMLGRKLLNWIHSQGLKVEILGEFDDAALMKAFGAAHNAVFVAPSLYAHDFYEDDNIVEIGRVDNVMEEYHAIFAERMIQHPAVQRICNRDYSALFVPPK, from the coding sequence ATGTCTCACATCAACTACAACCACCTGTATTACTTCTGGCAGGTTTGCAAAGAGGGCTCGGTCGTCGGTGCCGCCGAGGCGCTGTACCTCACGCCGCAAACCATTACCGGGCAGATAAAAGCGCTGGAGGAGCGGCTACAGGGCAAACTGTTTAAGCGTAAGGGAAGGGGGCTTGAGCCCAGCGAGCTGGGACAGCTGGTGTTTCGTTACGCTGACCGTATGTTTACCCTGAGCCAGGAGATGCTGGATATCATCAATTACCGCAAAGAATCTCATTTGTTGTTTGATGTCGGCGTGGCGGACGCGCTCTCTAAACGGCTGGTGAGCGGCGTACTGGACGCGGCGGTAGTGGAAGATGAACAAATTCATCTGCGCTGTTTTGAATCGACCCACGAGATGCTTCTGGAACAGCTCAGCCAGCATAAGCTCGACATGATTATCTCCGACTGCCCCATCGACTCCACGCAGCAGGCGGGGCTGTTTTCCGTGAAAATCGGCGAGTGTAGCGTGAGTTTCTGGTGTCAGAATCCGGCCCCGACGAGGCCCTTCCCGGCGTGTCTCGAAGAGCGACGGCTGTTGATCCCGGGGCGTCGTTCGATGCTTGGGCGCAAACTGCTTAACTGGATCCACTCGCAGGGGCTGAAGGTGGAGATCCTCGGCGAGTTTGACGACGCGGCGCTGATGAAAGCGTTCGGCGCGGCGCATAACGCCGTGTTTGTGGCGCCAAGCCTGTACGCGCACGATTTTTATGAGGATGACAATATCGTCGAGATAGGGCGGGTGGATAATGTGATGGAAGAGTATCACGCGATTTTTGCGGAGAGGATGATTCAGCACCCGGCGGTGCAGCGTATCTGCAATCGCGACTACTCGGCGCTGTTTGTGCCGCCGAAATAA
- a CDS encoding alanyl-tRNA editing protein has translation MTQRDYYLSDALTGEATVLRCEQNAQGDYEVELDRTLFHPQGGGQPADSGTINGAPVLRVESRGDTVIHLLAQPLANGPATLVVDEPLRTRHTRWHSAGHLIGYAGERLGWRPVKAHHWPGEGKITFAPDTATDAPGSAAFTAVITEWVAANLPRKVDFVDGRRQVRFGELPVYGCGGTHVASLSQVGEVTLTSIKVKKGQLLVAYQLAD, from the coding sequence ATGACACAACGAGACTACTACCTGAGTGACGCCTTAACGGGCGAGGCGACGGTGCTGCGCTGCGAGCAAAACGCGCAGGGCGACTATGAAGTGGAGCTGGACAGGACGCTGTTTCACCCGCAGGGCGGCGGGCAGCCCGCCGATAGCGGCACGATCAACGGCGCGCCGGTGCTGCGCGTAGAGAGCCGCGGCGACACGGTCATTCATCTGCTGGCGCAGCCGCTGGCAAACGGCCCCGCCACGCTTGTGGTGGACGAACCGCTGCGCACACGCCATACCCGTTGGCACTCCGCCGGGCATCTGATTGGGTACGCGGGCGAGCGGCTTGGCTGGCGTCCGGTCAAGGCGCACCACTGGCCCGGCGAAGGCAAAATCACCTTTGCCCCGGATACGGCCACCGACGCGCCCGGGAGCGCGGCGTTTACGGCGGTTATTACGGAATGGGTTGCGGCCAATCTGCCGCGCAAGGTGGATTTCGTCGACGGGCGGCGTCAGGTGCGTTTCGGCGAGCTGCCGGTCTATGGCTGCGGCGGCACGCATGTCGCCTCGCTGTCGCAGGTGGGCGAGGTCACGCTCACCAGTATTAAAGTGAAAAAGGGGCAACTGCTGGTGGCGTACCAGCTTGCGGATTAA
- the ileS gene encoding isoleucine--tRNA ligase, with protein MSDFKSTLNLPETGFPMRGDLAKREPGMLARWTDDDLYGIIRAAKKGKKTFILHDGPPYANGSIHIGHSVNKILKDIIVKSKGLAGYDSPYVPGWDCHGLPIELKVEQEYGKPGEKFTAAEFRAKCREYAATQVDGQRKDFIRLGVLGDWSHPYLTMDFKTEANIIRALGKIIGNGHLHKGAKPVHWCVDCRSALAEAEVEYYDKTSPSIDVAFNAVDPAAVAAKFGAQNVNGPVSLVIWTTTPWTLPANRAISLHAEIDYVLVQVEGQALIVAKDLLESVMKRVNIADYTVLGETKGAHLELMRFAHPFMGFDVPAILGEHVTLDAGTGAVHTAGGHGPDDYTISQKYGLEIANPVGPDGAYLPGTYPTLDGVNVFKANDQIVELLREKGALLNVAKLLHSYPCCWRHKTPIIFRATPQWFVSMDQKGLRAQSLKEIKDVQWIPDWGQARIESMVANRPDWCISRQRTWGVPMSLFVHKETQELHPRTLELMEEVAKRVEVDGIQAWWDLDPRDIMGDDADVYEKVPDTLDVWFDSGSTHSSVVDVRPEFSGHAADMYLEGSDQHRGWFMSSLMISTAMKGKAPYRQVLTHGFTVDGQGRKMSKSIGNTVSPQDVMNKLGADILRLWVASTDYTGEMAVSDEILKRAADAYRRIRNTARFLLANLNGFDPAKDMVKPEEMVVLDRWAVGCAKAAQDDIVKAYDAYDFHEVVQRLMRFCSIEMGSFYLDIIKDRQYTAKADSVARRSCQTALYHIAEALVRWMAPIMSFTADEIWGYLPGAREKYVFTGEWYDGLFGLAETEAMNDAYWDALLKVRGEVNKVIEQARADKKVGGSLEAAVTLYAEPELAAKLTALGEELRFVLLTSQAKVEDYASAAADAQQSELLKGLKVALAKAEGEKCPRCWHYTTDIGKVAEHAEICGRCVSNVAGDGEKRKFA; from the coding sequence ATGAGTGACTTTAAATCAACCCTGAATTTGCCGGAAACAGGGTTCCCGATGCGTGGCGATCTCGCCAAACGCGAACCGGGAATGCTGGCGCGTTGGACCGATGATGACCTCTACGGCATCATTCGTGCAGCCAAAAAAGGCAAAAAAACCTTCATTCTGCATGATGGCCCTCCTTATGCGAATGGCAGCATTCATATCGGTCACTCGGTTAACAAGATTCTGAAAGACATTATCGTGAAGTCCAAAGGGCTTGCCGGTTATGACTCCCCCTACGTGCCGGGCTGGGACTGCCACGGGCTGCCTATCGAGCTGAAAGTCGAGCAGGAATATGGCAAGCCGGGTGAGAAATTCACCGCTGCCGAATTCCGCGCTAAGTGCCGCGAGTACGCGGCGACCCAGGTTGACGGCCAGCGTAAAGACTTTATCCGTCTCGGCGTGCTGGGCGACTGGTCGCATCCGTACCTGACCATGGATTTCAAAACCGAGGCCAATATCATCCGCGCGCTCGGTAAAATCATCGGCAACGGCCATCTGCATAAAGGCGCCAAGCCGGTGCACTGGTGCGTTGACTGCCGCTCCGCGCTGGCTGAAGCGGAAGTGGAGTACTACGACAAAACGTCGCCGTCCATCGACGTCGCCTTTAACGCGGTAGACCCGGCGGCGGTCGCGGCGAAATTCGGCGCGCAGAATGTCAACGGCCCGGTATCGCTGGTTATCTGGACCACCACCCCGTGGACGCTGCCGGCGAACCGCGCGATCTCTCTGCATGCCGAGATCGACTATGTGCTGGTGCAGGTCGAAGGCCAGGCGCTGATCGTGGCGAAAGATCTGCTTGAAAGCGTGATGAAGCGTGTGAACATCGCGGATTACACCGTACTCGGCGAAACCAAAGGCGCGCATCTTGAGCTGATGCGCTTCGCGCACCCGTTCATGGGCTTTGACGTTCCGGCGATTCTCGGCGAGCACGTTACGCTCGATGCCGGTACCGGCGCGGTGCATACCGCAGGCGGCCACGGCCCGGACGACTACACCATCAGCCAGAAATATGGCCTGGAAATCGCCAACCCGGTCGGCCCGGACGGCGCTTATCTGCCGGGCACCTACCCGACGCTGGATGGCGTTAACGTCTTCAAAGCGAACGATCAAATCGTTGAGCTGCTGCGTGAAAAAGGCGCGCTGCTTAACGTGGCGAAGCTGCTGCACAGCTATCCGTGCTGCTGGCGTCATAAAACGCCGATCATCTTCCGCGCCACGCCGCAGTGGTTCGTCAGCATGGATCAAAAGGGCCTGCGCGCGCAGTCGCTGAAAGAGATCAAAGACGTGCAGTGGATCCCGGACTGGGGCCAGGCGCGCATCGAATCGATGGTCGCCAACCGCCCGGACTGGTGTATCTCCCGCCAGCGCACCTGGGGCGTGCCAATGTCCCTGTTCGTCCATAAAGAGACGCAGGAACTGCACCCGCGCACCCTGGAGCTGATGGAAGAAGTCGCTAAGCGCGTGGAAGTTGACGGTATTCAGGCATGGTGGGATCTCGACCCGCGCGACATCATGGGCGATGACGCCGATGTCTATGAAAAAGTGCCGGATACGCTGGACGTCTGGTTCGACTCTGGATCGACCCACTCGTCAGTCGTTGACGTGCGCCCGGAATTCTCCGGCCATGCGGCGGACATGTATCTTGAAGGCTCTGACCAGCATCGCGGTTGGTTTATGTCTTCGCTGATGATCTCCACCGCCATGAAAGGCAAGGCGCCGTACCGTCAGGTACTGACCCACGGCTTCACCGTTGACGGTCAGGGCCGCAAGATGTCGAAATCTATCGGCAACACGGTCTCTCCGCAGGACGTGATGAACAAACTGGGCGCTGACATTCTGCGTCTGTGGGTAGCGTCGACCGACTACACCGGCGAAATGGCCGTGTCCGACGAAATCTTAAAACGCGCCGCCGATGCGTATCGTCGTATCCGTAACACCGCGCGCTTCCTGCTGGCGAACCTGAACGGTTTCGATCCGGCGAAAGACATGGTGAAACCGGAAGAGATGGTCGTGCTGGATCGTTGGGCGGTCGGCTGCGCGAAAGCCGCGCAGGACGATATCGTGAAAGCGTATGACGCTTACGATTTCCATGAAGTGGTGCAGCGCCTGATGCGCTTCTGCTCCATCGAAATGGGCTCGTTCTATCTCGATATCATCAAAGACCGTCAGTACACCGCGAAAGCCGACAGCGTGGCGCGCCGCAGCTGTCAGACCGCGCTGTATCATATCGCCGAAGCGCTGGTGCGCTGGATGGCGCCGATCATGTCCTTTACCGCGGATGAGATCTGGGGCTATCTGCCAGGCGCGCGTGAGAAATATGTCTTCACCGGCGAGTGGTACGACGGCCTGTTTGGCCTCGCGGAAACCGAAGCCATGAACGACGCTTACTGGGACGCCCTGCTGAAAGTGCGCGGCGAAGTGAACAAGGTGATTGAGCAGGCGCGCGCGGATAAAAAAGTCGGCGGGTCGCTGGAAGCCGCGGTCACCCTGTACGCGGAGCCGGAGCTGGCGGCGAAGCTCACCGCGCTTGGCGAGGAATTACGATTTGTCCTGTTGACCTCGCAGGCGAAGGTTGAGGATTATGCCAGCGCCGCCGCAGATGCCCAGCAGAGCGAATTGCTCAAAGGGCTGAAAGTGGCGCTCGCAAAAGCCGAAGGTGAGAAGTGCCCGCGCTGCTGGCATTACACCACCGATATTGGCAAGGTAGCGGAACACGCAGAAATCTGCGGTCGCTGTGTCAGCAACGTCGCCGGTGACGGCGAAAAACGTAAGTTCGCCTGA